From a single Anas acuta chromosome 16, bAnaAcu1.1, whole genome shotgun sequence genomic region:
- the RBM39 gene encoding RNA-binding protein 39 isoform X5, with translation MATKNAARSKKKSKSRSRSHDRKRSRSKERKRSRDRERKKSRSRERKRSRSKERRRSRSRSRDRRFRGRYRSPYSGPKFNSAIRGKIGLPHSIKLRRRSRSKSPFRKDKSPVREPIDNLTPEERDARTVFCMQLAARIRPRDLEEFFSTVGKVRDVRMISDRNSRRSKGIAYVEFVDVSSVPLAIGLTGQRVLGVPIIVQASQAEKNRAAAMANNLQKGSAGPMRLYVGSLHFNITEDMLRGIFEPFGRIESIQLMMDSETGRSKGYGFITFSDSECAKKALEQLNGFELAGRPMKVGHVTERTDASSASSFLDSDELERTGIDLGTTGRLQLMARLAEGTGLQIPPAAQQALQMSGSLAFGAVADLQTRLSQQNEVLAAAASVQPLATQCFQLSNMFNPQTEEEAGWDTEIKDDVIEECNKHGGVIHIYVDKNSAQGNVYVKCPSIAAAIAAVNALHGRWFAGKMITAAYVPLPTYHSLFPDSMTATQLLVPVRR, from the exons aaaaaagagcaagagcCGAAGTCGAAGTCATgacagaaagaggagcagaagcAAGGAACGCAAGCGGAGCCGAGAccgggaaagaaaaaagagcagaagcCGGGAAAGGAAGCGGAGCAGAAGCAAAGAACGCAGACGCAGCCGTTCTAGAAGTAGAGACCGCAGATTCAGAGGCCGCTATAGAAGTCCCTA TTCTGGTCCAAAATTCAACAGTGCCATCAGAGGGAAGATTGGTCTGCCTCACAGCATCAAATTAAG ACGAAGATCCAGAAGCAAAAGTCCTTTCAGAAAAGACAAGAGTCCTGTTAG agaaCCTATTGATAATCTTACCCCTGAAGAGAGGGATGCTCGAACAGTATTCTGCATGCAGCTAGCTGCGAGAATTCGACCAAGAGATTTGGAAGAATTTTTCTCTACAGTAGGGAAG GTTCGTGATGTGCGAATGATTTCTGATAGAAATTCCAGGCGTTCAAAGGGAATTGCTTATGTAGAATTTGTTGATGTTAGTTCAGTACCTCTGGCAATAGGACTAACTGGACAGAGAGTCTTGGGTGTACCAATTATAGTACAAGCATCACAG gcagagaaaaacagagcagcagcaatggcAAATAATTTGCAGAAGGGCAGCGCTGGTCCTATGAGGCTCTACGTAGGATCGTTACACTTCAACATAACTGAAGATATGCTTCGAGGAATTTTTGAGCCATTTGGCAGG ATCGAAAGCATTCAGCTGATGATGGATAGTGAAACTGGACGTTCAAAAGGATATGGATTTATTACG TTCTCAGACTCTGAGTGTGCCAAAAAAGCTTTGGAACAACTCAATGGATTTGAGCTGGCTGGTAGGCCAATGAAAGTTGGGCATGTAACTGAGCGCACTGATGCTTCCAGTGCTAGCTCATTTTTGGACAGTGATGAGTTGGAACGGACTGGAATTGACTTGGGAACAACTGGTCGCCTTCAGTTGATGGCAAGGCTTGCAGAGG GTACTGGTTTGCAGATTCCCCCAGCTGCACAGCAGGCTCTGCAGATGAGTGGATCATTGGCATTTGGAGCTGTGGCAG atttgcAAACAAGACTTTCTCAGCAGAATGAAG ttttggctgcagctgcttctgtaCAACCACTTGCAACACAGTGCTTCCAACTTTCCAACATGTTTAATCCTCAAAC TGAAGAAGAAGCTGGCTGGGatacagaaattaaagatgATGTGATTGAGGAATGTAACAAACATGGAGGAGTTATCCACATCTATGTAGACAAGAATTCAGCTCAG GGCAATGTGTATGTCAAATGTCCTTCAATTGCTGCTGCCATTGCAGCTGTCAATGCATTGCATGGGAGGTGGTTTGCAG GTAAAATGATTACAGCAGCGTATGTACCTCTTCCAACATACCATAGCCTTTTCCCAGATTCTATGACTGCAACCCAACTACTGGTTCC
- the RBM39 gene encoding RNA-binding protein 39 isoform X4 produces MATKNAARSKKKSKSRSRSHDRKRSRSKERKRSRDRERKKSRSRERKRSRSKERRRSRSRSRDRRFRGRYRSPYSGPKFNSAIRGKIGLPHSIKLSRRRSRSKSPFRKDKSPVREPIDNLTPEERDARTVFCMQLAARIRPRDLEEFFSTVGKVRDVRMISDRNSRRSKGIAYVEFVDVSSVPLAIGLTGQRVLGVPIIVQASQAEKNRAAAMANNLQKGSAGPMRLYVGSLHFNITEDMLRGIFEPFGRIESIQLMMDSETGRSKGYGFITFSDSECAKKALEQLNGFELAGRPMKVGHVTERTDASSASSFLDSDELERTGIDLGTTGRLQLMARLAEGTGLQIPPAAQQALQMSGSLAFGAVADLQTRLSQQNEVLAAAASVQPLATQCFQLSNMFNPQTEEEAGWDTEIKDDVIEECNKHGGVIHIYVDKNSAQGNVYVKCPSIAAAIAAVNALHGRWFAGKMITAAYVPLPTYHSLFPDSMTATQLLVPVRR; encoded by the exons aaaaaagagcaagagcCGAAGTCGAAGTCATgacagaaagaggagcagaagcAAGGAACGCAAGCGGAGCCGAGAccgggaaagaaaaaagagcagaagcCGGGAAAGGAAGCGGAGCAGAAGCAAAGAACGCAGACGCAGCCGTTCTAGAAGTAGAGACCGCAGATTCAGAGGCCGCTATAGAAGTCCCTA TTCTGGTCCAAAATTCAACAGTGCCATCAGAGGGAAGATTGGTCTGCCTCACAGCATCAAATTAAG CAGACGAAGATCCAGAAGCAAAAGTCCTTTCAGAAAAGACAAGAGTCCTGTTAG agaaCCTATTGATAATCTTACCCCTGAAGAGAGGGATGCTCGAACAGTATTCTGCATGCAGCTAGCTGCGAGAATTCGACCAAGAGATTTGGAAGAATTTTTCTCTACAGTAGGGAAG GTTCGTGATGTGCGAATGATTTCTGATAGAAATTCCAGGCGTTCAAAGGGAATTGCTTATGTAGAATTTGTTGATGTTAGTTCAGTACCTCTGGCAATAGGACTAACTGGACAGAGAGTCTTGGGTGTACCAATTATAGTACAAGCATCACAG gcagagaaaaacagagcagcagcaatggcAAATAATTTGCAGAAGGGCAGCGCTGGTCCTATGAGGCTCTACGTAGGATCGTTACACTTCAACATAACTGAAGATATGCTTCGAGGAATTTTTGAGCCATTTGGCAGG ATCGAAAGCATTCAGCTGATGATGGATAGTGAAACTGGACGTTCAAAAGGATATGGATTTATTACG TTCTCAGACTCTGAGTGTGCCAAAAAAGCTTTGGAACAACTCAATGGATTTGAGCTGGCTGGTAGGCCAATGAAAGTTGGGCATGTAACTGAGCGCACTGATGCTTCCAGTGCTAGCTCATTTTTGGACAGTGATGAGTTGGAACGGACTGGAATTGACTTGGGAACAACTGGTCGCCTTCAGTTGATGGCAAGGCTTGCAGAGG GTACTGGTTTGCAGATTCCCCCAGCTGCACAGCAGGCTCTGCAGATGAGTGGATCATTGGCATTTGGAGCTGTGGCAG atttgcAAACAAGACTTTCTCAGCAGAATGAAG ttttggctgcagctgcttctgtaCAACCACTTGCAACACAGTGCTTCCAACTTTCCAACATGTTTAATCCTCAAAC TGAAGAAGAAGCTGGCTGGGatacagaaattaaagatgATGTGATTGAGGAATGTAACAAACATGGAGGAGTTATCCACATCTATGTAGACAAGAATTCAGCTCAG GGCAATGTGTATGTCAAATGTCCTTCAATTGCTGCTGCCATTGCAGCTGTCAATGCATTGCATGGGAGGTGGTTTGCAG GTAAAATGATTACAGCAGCGTATGTACCTCTTCCAACATACCATAGCCTTTTCCCAGATTCTATGACTGCAACCCAACTACTGGTTCC
- the RBM39 gene encoding RNA-binding protein 39 isoform X3 → MADDIDIEAMLEAPYKKDENKLSSANGHEERSKKRKKSKSRSRSHDRKRSRSKERKRSRDRERKKSRSRERKRSRSKERRRSRSRSRDRRFRGRYRSPYRRRSRSKSPFRKDKSPVREPIDNLTPEERDARTVFCMQLAARIRPRDLEEFFSTVGKVRDVRMISDRNSRRSKGIAYVEFVDVSSVPLAIGLTGQRVLGVPIIVQASQAEKNRAAAMANNLQKGSAGPMRLYVGSLHFNITEDMLRGIFEPFGRIESIQLMMDSETGRSKGYGFITFSDSECAKKALEQLNGFELAGRPMKVGHVTERTDASSASSFLDSDELERTGIDLGTTGRLQLMARLAEGTGLQIPPAAQQALQMSGSLAFGAVADLQTRLSQQNEVLAAAASVQPLATQCFQLSNMFNPQTEEEAGWDTEIKDDVIEECNKHGGVIHIYVDKNSAQGNVYVKCPSIAAAIAAVNALHGRWFAGKMITAAYVPLPTYHSLFPDSMTATQLLVPVRR, encoded by the exons gagaaaaaagagcaagagcCGAAGTCGAAGTCATgacagaaagaggagcagaagcAAGGAACGCAAGCGGAGCCGAGAccgggaaagaaaaaagagcagaagcCGGGAAAGGAAGCGGAGCAGAAGCAAAGAACGCAGACGCAGCCGTTCTAGAAGTAGAGACCGCAGATTCAGAGGCCGCTATAGAAGTCCCTA CAGACGAAGATCCAGAAGCAAAAGTCCTTTCAGAAAAGACAAGAGTCCTGTTAG agaaCCTATTGATAATCTTACCCCTGAAGAGAGGGATGCTCGAACAGTATTCTGCATGCAGCTAGCTGCGAGAATTCGACCAAGAGATTTGGAAGAATTTTTCTCTACAGTAGGGAAG GTTCGTGATGTGCGAATGATTTCTGATAGAAATTCCAGGCGTTCAAAGGGAATTGCTTATGTAGAATTTGTTGATGTTAGTTCAGTACCTCTGGCAATAGGACTAACTGGACAGAGAGTCTTGGGTGTACCAATTATAGTACAAGCATCACAG gcagagaaaaacagagcagcagcaatggcAAATAATTTGCAGAAGGGCAGCGCTGGTCCTATGAGGCTCTACGTAGGATCGTTACACTTCAACATAACTGAAGATATGCTTCGAGGAATTTTTGAGCCATTTGGCAGG ATCGAAAGCATTCAGCTGATGATGGATAGTGAAACTGGACGTTCAAAAGGATATGGATTTATTACG TTCTCAGACTCTGAGTGTGCCAAAAAAGCTTTGGAACAACTCAATGGATTTGAGCTGGCTGGTAGGCCAATGAAAGTTGGGCATGTAACTGAGCGCACTGATGCTTCCAGTGCTAGCTCATTTTTGGACAGTGATGAGTTGGAACGGACTGGAATTGACTTGGGAACAACTGGTCGCCTTCAGTTGATGGCAAGGCTTGCAGAGG GTACTGGTTTGCAGATTCCCCCAGCTGCACAGCAGGCTCTGCAGATGAGTGGATCATTGGCATTTGGAGCTGTGGCAG atttgcAAACAAGACTTTCTCAGCAGAATGAAG ttttggctgcagctgcttctgtaCAACCACTTGCAACACAGTGCTTCCAACTTTCCAACATGTTTAATCCTCAAAC TGAAGAAGAAGCTGGCTGGGatacagaaattaaagatgATGTGATTGAGGAATGTAACAAACATGGAGGAGTTATCCACATCTATGTAGACAAGAATTCAGCTCAG GGCAATGTGTATGTCAAATGTCCTTCAATTGCTGCTGCCATTGCAGCTGTCAATGCATTGCATGGGAGGTGGTTTGCAG GTAAAATGATTACAGCAGCGTATGTACCTCTTCCAACATACCATAGCCTTTTCCCAGATTCTATGACTGCAACCCAACTACTGGTTCC
- the RBM39 gene encoding RNA-binding protein 39 isoform X2 has protein sequence MADDIDIEAMLEAPYKKDENKLSSANGHEERSKKRKKSKSRSRSHDRKRSRSKERKRSRDRERKKSRSRERKRSRSKERRRSRSRSRDRRFRGRYRSPYSGPKFNSAIRGKIGLPHSIKLRRRSRSKSPFRKDKSPVREPIDNLTPEERDARTVFCMQLAARIRPRDLEEFFSTVGKVRDVRMISDRNSRRSKGIAYVEFVDVSSVPLAIGLTGQRVLGVPIIVQASQAEKNRAAAMANNLQKGSAGPMRLYVGSLHFNITEDMLRGIFEPFGRIESIQLMMDSETGRSKGYGFITFSDSECAKKALEQLNGFELAGRPMKVGHVTERTDASSASSFLDSDELERTGIDLGTTGRLQLMARLAEGTGLQIPPAAQQALQMSGSLAFGAVADLQTRLSQQNEVLAAAASVQPLATQCFQLSNMFNPQTEEEAGWDTEIKDDVIEECNKHGGVIHIYVDKNSAQGNVYVKCPSIAAAIAAVNALHGRWFAGKMITAAYVPLPTYHSLFPDSMTATQLLVPVRR, from the exons gagaaaaaagagcaagagcCGAAGTCGAAGTCATgacagaaagaggagcagaagcAAGGAACGCAAGCGGAGCCGAGAccgggaaagaaaaaagagcagaagcCGGGAAAGGAAGCGGAGCAGAAGCAAAGAACGCAGACGCAGCCGTTCTAGAAGTAGAGACCGCAGATTCAGAGGCCGCTATAGAAGTCCCTA TTCTGGTCCAAAATTCAACAGTGCCATCAGAGGGAAGATTGGTCTGCCTCACAGCATCAAATTAAG ACGAAGATCCAGAAGCAAAAGTCCTTTCAGAAAAGACAAGAGTCCTGTTAG agaaCCTATTGATAATCTTACCCCTGAAGAGAGGGATGCTCGAACAGTATTCTGCATGCAGCTAGCTGCGAGAATTCGACCAAGAGATTTGGAAGAATTTTTCTCTACAGTAGGGAAG GTTCGTGATGTGCGAATGATTTCTGATAGAAATTCCAGGCGTTCAAAGGGAATTGCTTATGTAGAATTTGTTGATGTTAGTTCAGTACCTCTGGCAATAGGACTAACTGGACAGAGAGTCTTGGGTGTACCAATTATAGTACAAGCATCACAG gcagagaaaaacagagcagcagcaatggcAAATAATTTGCAGAAGGGCAGCGCTGGTCCTATGAGGCTCTACGTAGGATCGTTACACTTCAACATAACTGAAGATATGCTTCGAGGAATTTTTGAGCCATTTGGCAGG ATCGAAAGCATTCAGCTGATGATGGATAGTGAAACTGGACGTTCAAAAGGATATGGATTTATTACG TTCTCAGACTCTGAGTGTGCCAAAAAAGCTTTGGAACAACTCAATGGATTTGAGCTGGCTGGTAGGCCAATGAAAGTTGGGCATGTAACTGAGCGCACTGATGCTTCCAGTGCTAGCTCATTTTTGGACAGTGATGAGTTGGAACGGACTGGAATTGACTTGGGAACAACTGGTCGCCTTCAGTTGATGGCAAGGCTTGCAGAGG GTACTGGTTTGCAGATTCCCCCAGCTGCACAGCAGGCTCTGCAGATGAGTGGATCATTGGCATTTGGAGCTGTGGCAG atttgcAAACAAGACTTTCTCAGCAGAATGAAG ttttggctgcagctgcttctgtaCAACCACTTGCAACACAGTGCTTCCAACTTTCCAACATGTTTAATCCTCAAAC TGAAGAAGAAGCTGGCTGGGatacagaaattaaagatgATGTGATTGAGGAATGTAACAAACATGGAGGAGTTATCCACATCTATGTAGACAAGAATTCAGCTCAG GGCAATGTGTATGTCAAATGTCCTTCAATTGCTGCTGCCATTGCAGCTGTCAATGCATTGCATGGGAGGTGGTTTGCAG GTAAAATGATTACAGCAGCGTATGTACCTCTTCCAACATACCATAGCCTTTTCCCAGATTCTATGACTGCAACCCAACTACTGGTTCC
- the RBM39 gene encoding RNA-binding protein 39 isoform X1 yields MADDIDIEAMLEAPYKKDENKLSSANGHEERSKKRKKSKSRSRSHDRKRSRSKERKRSRDRERKKSRSRERKRSRSKERRRSRSRSRDRRFRGRYRSPYSGPKFNSAIRGKIGLPHSIKLSRRRSRSKSPFRKDKSPVREPIDNLTPEERDARTVFCMQLAARIRPRDLEEFFSTVGKVRDVRMISDRNSRRSKGIAYVEFVDVSSVPLAIGLTGQRVLGVPIIVQASQAEKNRAAAMANNLQKGSAGPMRLYVGSLHFNITEDMLRGIFEPFGRIESIQLMMDSETGRSKGYGFITFSDSECAKKALEQLNGFELAGRPMKVGHVTERTDASSASSFLDSDELERTGIDLGTTGRLQLMARLAEGTGLQIPPAAQQALQMSGSLAFGAVADLQTRLSQQNEVLAAAASVQPLATQCFQLSNMFNPQTEEEAGWDTEIKDDVIEECNKHGGVIHIYVDKNSAQGNVYVKCPSIAAAIAAVNALHGRWFAGKMITAAYVPLPTYHSLFPDSMTATQLLVPVRR; encoded by the exons gagaaaaaagagcaagagcCGAAGTCGAAGTCATgacagaaagaggagcagaagcAAGGAACGCAAGCGGAGCCGAGAccgggaaagaaaaaagagcagaagcCGGGAAAGGAAGCGGAGCAGAAGCAAAGAACGCAGACGCAGCCGTTCTAGAAGTAGAGACCGCAGATTCAGAGGCCGCTATAGAAGTCCCTA TTCTGGTCCAAAATTCAACAGTGCCATCAGAGGGAAGATTGGTCTGCCTCACAGCATCAAATTAAG CAGACGAAGATCCAGAAGCAAAAGTCCTTTCAGAAAAGACAAGAGTCCTGTTAG agaaCCTATTGATAATCTTACCCCTGAAGAGAGGGATGCTCGAACAGTATTCTGCATGCAGCTAGCTGCGAGAATTCGACCAAGAGATTTGGAAGAATTTTTCTCTACAGTAGGGAAG GTTCGTGATGTGCGAATGATTTCTGATAGAAATTCCAGGCGTTCAAAGGGAATTGCTTATGTAGAATTTGTTGATGTTAGTTCAGTACCTCTGGCAATAGGACTAACTGGACAGAGAGTCTTGGGTGTACCAATTATAGTACAAGCATCACAG gcagagaaaaacagagcagcagcaatggcAAATAATTTGCAGAAGGGCAGCGCTGGTCCTATGAGGCTCTACGTAGGATCGTTACACTTCAACATAACTGAAGATATGCTTCGAGGAATTTTTGAGCCATTTGGCAGG ATCGAAAGCATTCAGCTGATGATGGATAGTGAAACTGGACGTTCAAAAGGATATGGATTTATTACG TTCTCAGACTCTGAGTGTGCCAAAAAAGCTTTGGAACAACTCAATGGATTTGAGCTGGCTGGTAGGCCAATGAAAGTTGGGCATGTAACTGAGCGCACTGATGCTTCCAGTGCTAGCTCATTTTTGGACAGTGATGAGTTGGAACGGACTGGAATTGACTTGGGAACAACTGGTCGCCTTCAGTTGATGGCAAGGCTTGCAGAGG GTACTGGTTTGCAGATTCCCCCAGCTGCACAGCAGGCTCTGCAGATGAGTGGATCATTGGCATTTGGAGCTGTGGCAG atttgcAAACAAGACTTTCTCAGCAGAATGAAG ttttggctgcagctgcttctgtaCAACCACTTGCAACACAGTGCTTCCAACTTTCCAACATGTTTAATCCTCAAAC TGAAGAAGAAGCTGGCTGGGatacagaaattaaagatgATGTGATTGAGGAATGTAACAAACATGGAGGAGTTATCCACATCTATGTAGACAAGAATTCAGCTCAG GGCAATGTGTATGTCAAATGTCCTTCAATTGCTGCTGCCATTGCAGCTGTCAATGCATTGCATGGGAGGTGGTTTGCAG GTAAAATGATTACAGCAGCGTATGTACCTCTTCCAACATACCATAGCCTTTTCCCAGATTCTATGACTGCAACCCAACTACTGGTTCC